Proteins co-encoded in one Opitutus terrae PB90-1 genomic window:
- a CDS encoding glycoside hydrolase family 11 protein, with product MKHHRSLTSALRRVFPQGLLIAGLALGSVSVLHAGTGTDHGYFWSLYREGGSGNISFPQAGTYAGNFAISYSNVNDIVGGKGWNPGSARTVNYNIGALSGSYNFVGVYGWTTNPLIEYYVAELGSVTGGTYVNNVSSDGHSYSFYKQQRVNAPSIQGTATFWQYKDTWGGSSTGSNRSVNMANHINNWRSRGGQGFGSYNYMILALEAWGGKSGYINATVW from the coding sequence ATGAAACACCACAGATCCCTAACCTCCGCGCTTCGGCGCGTTTTTCCGCAGGGTCTCCTCATCGCCGGTCTCGCCCTCGGCTCCGTTTCCGTGCTGCACGCCGGCACGGGTACGGACCACGGCTACTTCTGGTCGCTGTATCGGGAAGGTGGATCCGGCAACATTTCATTCCCGCAGGCCGGCACCTATGCGGGGAATTTCGCCATCAGTTACAGCAACGTGAACGACATCGTGGGCGGCAAAGGCTGGAATCCTGGCTCCGCGCGCACGGTGAACTACAATATCGGCGCCCTCAGCGGGAGCTACAACTTCGTCGGCGTCTATGGGTGGACCACGAACCCGCTCATCGAATACTACGTGGCGGAGTTGGGTTCCGTGACCGGGGGCACCTACGTGAACAACGTCAGCAGCGACGGTCACAGCTACAGCTTCTACAAACAGCAACGCGTCAACGCCCCGTCCATCCAGGGTACGGCGACGTTTTGGCAGTACAAGGATACGTGGGGTGGGTCCTCGACCGGCTCGAATCGCTCGGTCAACATGGCTAACCACATCAACAATTGGCGCAGCCGCGGCGGCCAGGGATTCGGCAGCTACAACTACATGATCCTCGCGCTGGAGGCGTGGGGCGGAAAGAGCGGCTACATCAACGCCACGGTGTGGTGA
- a CDS encoding prephenate dehydrogenase — protein MSSPTLAILAPGLLGGSVAQAAHARGAAGRIVVWARRPEVRLALAHQPWCSAVTESAEAAVAGADLVVVAAPVDRIIPLVQQVAPHLGAGAIVTDVGSVKGEIARQGHAALGDGAHFVGSHPMAGSEKTGWEHGSAELFQHRTCFVTPLPESNPAAVAKVVAFWRDLGGEPVTVPPDQHDEIVAHISHLPQIVASSLCAMLAGKTPAWRNYAGGGLRDTTRIAGSDPQLWRTILEQNREEVLRALRDYQDELHGLQIALANRDYHEVVARLERGRAYRSQFRPAP, from the coding sequence GTGTCCTCGCCCACTCTCGCCATTCTTGCCCCAGGTCTCCTCGGTGGCTCGGTCGCCCAAGCCGCGCACGCGCGCGGCGCGGCGGGTCGGATCGTGGTATGGGCGCGCCGTCCGGAAGTCCGTCTCGCGCTCGCCCATCAGCCGTGGTGCAGCGCCGTGACGGAATCCGCCGAGGCGGCCGTCGCCGGCGCGGATCTCGTCGTCGTCGCCGCGCCGGTCGATCGGATTATTCCGCTCGTCCAACAGGTGGCGCCACACCTCGGCGCCGGGGCAATCGTAACCGACGTCGGCAGCGTCAAAGGCGAAATCGCGCGACAGGGCCACGCGGCGCTTGGCGATGGCGCGCATTTCGTCGGCTCGCATCCGATGGCCGGCTCCGAAAAAACCGGCTGGGAGCACGGCAGCGCAGAGTTGTTCCAACATCGCACGTGCTTCGTCACGCCGCTGCCCGAGAGCAACCCGGCCGCCGTCGCGAAGGTTGTCGCTTTCTGGCGCGATCTTGGCGGCGAACCGGTGACGGTGCCGCCGGATCAGCACGACGAAATCGTCGCGCACATCAGTCATCTGCCGCAGATCGTCGCCTCGAGTCTCTGCGCGATGCTCGCCGGCAAAACTCCCGCCTGGCGCAACTACGCAGGCGGCGGATTGCGCGACACCACCCGCATCGCCGGCAGCGATCCGCAGCTCTGGCGCACGATCCTTGAACAAAATCGCGAGGAAGTCCTTCGCGCGTTGCGCGATTACCAGGACGAACTCCACGGGTTGCAGATCGCGCTGGCCAACCGGGATTATCACGAGGTGGTCGCGCGACTGGAGCGCGGCCGCGCGTATCGCAGCCAGTTTCGACCCGCGCCGTGA
- the aroA gene encoding 3-phosphoshikimate 1-carboxyvinyltransferase — protein MPLPDLLPIAPFTRPVRGEVTLPGSKSLTNRALLLAALCDHPVVLTGALFSEDTQLMVAALRRLGLTVFANEPARTLAVSDQASAFQAKAPVDLFVGLAGTAARFLTALCAAAPRGVYRIDGVSQMRKRPMRGLIDALRALGAEVRCTEREGFFPLEIHARGLRGGPVEIDASESSQLLSALLMVAPLARAATQITLTSDVRWTFVEMTFRLMAEFGVRIDHAGSSTTFEMKAGRYSAPSRYAIEPDATAASYFQALPLVVGGTLALPGLRPPGDGLQGDSAFVDVLARVRARAAGQLLEENFHEISDTFLTLAAITPLLAGPTRITGIAHTRQQETDRVAGMARELMQLGQRVVETRGELEIHPQPLRLGETIETYGDHRFAMSFAILGCRDVRGDGRPWLSIRDPACCAKTFPNFFELLATLRQKSLAD, from the coding sequence ATGCCGCTGCCTGATCTCCTGCCGATCGCGCCGTTCACGCGCCCTGTCCGCGGCGAGGTCACGTTGCCCGGTTCAAAAAGCCTGACGAATCGCGCACTCCTGCTCGCGGCGCTGTGCGATCACCCGGTGGTCCTGACGGGCGCGCTGTTCAGTGAGGACACCCAGCTGATGGTCGCGGCGCTCCGCCGGCTCGGGCTGACGGTGTTCGCCAACGAACCGGCCCGCACGCTCGCGGTCTCGGATCAGGCGAGCGCGTTTCAAGCCAAGGCGCCCGTCGATCTGTTCGTGGGGCTGGCCGGCACCGCCGCGCGGTTCCTCACCGCGTTGTGCGCCGCCGCGCCGCGCGGCGTTTACCGAATCGACGGCGTGTCGCAGATGCGCAAGCGCCCGATGCGCGGCTTGATCGACGCGTTGCGTGCGCTCGGCGCCGAGGTGCGCTGCACCGAGCGCGAAGGCTTTTTCCCGCTGGAAATTCACGCGCGCGGATTGCGCGGCGGCCCCGTCGAGATCGATGCGAGCGAGAGCAGCCAGCTGCTCTCGGCCCTGCTGATGGTCGCACCCCTCGCCCGCGCCGCGACGCAGATCACGCTGACCAGCGACGTGCGCTGGACCTTCGTCGAAATGACGTTCCGGCTGATGGCGGAATTCGGCGTGCGCATCGACCACGCGGGTTCCAGCACGACCTTCGAGATGAAGGCGGGCCGCTACTCGGCGCCGAGTCGCTACGCGATCGAGCCCGACGCGACCGCCGCGAGCTATTTTCAGGCCCTGCCTCTGGTCGTTGGCGGCACGCTGGCCCTGCCGGGGCTGCGTCCGCCCGGCGACGGCTTGCAGGGCGATTCGGCCTTCGTCGACGTGCTGGCGCGCGTGCGCGCCCGCGCCGCCGGCCAGTTGCTCGAGGAGAACTTCCACGAAATTTCCGACACGTTCCTCACCCTCGCGGCGATCACGCCGCTGCTCGCCGGCCCGACGCGAATCACCGGCATCGCCCACACGCGCCAGCAGGAGACCGATCGCGTGGCCGGCATGGCCCGCGAGCTGATGCAGCTCGGCCAGCGTGTCGTTGAAACCCGCGGCGAGCTGGAGATTCATCCGCAGCCGCTGCGGCTCGGTGAGACGATTGAGACCTACGGCGACCATCGGTTTGCGATGAGCTTTGCGATTCTGGGTTGTCGCGATGTCCGCGGCGACGGCCGGCCGTGGCTCTCGATCCGCGATCCGGCCTGCTGCGCGAAGACTTTTCCGAACTTTTTTGAGTTGCTGGCGACGCTCCGCCAAAAATCGTTGGCAGACTGA
- a CDS encoding EVE domain-containing protein: MTTQYWLVKSEPEAYAWTDLVRDRRTAWTGVRSFPARLNLQRMRRGDRVLFYESVTTKAVIGIAEVTKPAFPDTTADEPGWVAVGLKAVEPLGQPVTLAQIKAEPALADIALLRQSRLSVLPLSAEAYQRIVKLGQKR; this comes from the coding sequence ATGACAACCCAATACTGGTTGGTGAAATCCGAACCGGAAGCCTACGCGTGGACGGATCTTGTGCGCGACCGCCGCACGGCGTGGACCGGCGTGCGGAGTTTTCCCGCCCGCCTCAATCTCCAGCGCATGCGCCGCGGCGATCGCGTGCTGTTCTACGAAAGCGTCACGACCAAAGCCGTGATCGGGATCGCCGAGGTGACGAAGCCCGCTTTCCCCGACACCACCGCCGACGAACCCGGCTGGGTCGCCGTGGGGTTGAAGGCCGTGGAACCGCTCGGCCAACCGGTGACGCTCGCGCAGATCAAGGCCGAGCCCGCACTCGCCGACATCGCGCTGCTTCGGCAAAGCCGGCTCTCGGTACTGCCGCTCAGCGCCGAGGCCTATCAACGCATCGTGAAGCTCGGTCAGAAGCGCTAG
- a CDS encoding formylglycine-generating enzyme family protein gives MRKRFTLLLPLLAMVTGWAQTSPNDLVLVEGGIFKNPKSNYYGRTVGTNAYLGRTIAVASFLIGKFEVTQQEWLSLMGNNPSKFRGENLPVENVSWYDCIEFCNRRSAAEGLQPCYVIDQARRDPDNENEIDDVKWTVSIKPADGYRLPTEVEWEYAAGGGQKSRSYAYSGGDEIEAVAWYWTNSGDQPLTGMWSWPLIERNHNKTHPVGSKAPNELGLHDMSGNVREWCWNWYGESAGVGTEPQKSAAGRVWRGGGWMGGDFCCEPSFRAGFEASGKGPDQGFRVCRNVTGATASTPARR, from the coding sequence ATGAGAAAACGTTTCACTCTTCTCCTGCCGCTGCTCGCGATGGTCACCGGCTGGGCGCAGACCTCCCCGAACGATCTCGTCCTCGTCGAAGGTGGCATCTTCAAGAATCCGAAATCGAATTATTACGGAAGGACGGTGGGAACGAACGCCTACCTCGGCAGAACCATCGCGGTCGCGAGTTTCCTGATCGGGAAGTTTGAGGTGACGCAGCAGGAGTGGCTGTCGCTCATGGGCAACAATCCGTCGAAATTTCGCGGTGAAAATCTGCCGGTGGAAAACGTGAGTTGGTATGACTGCATCGAGTTCTGCAACCGGCGAAGCGCCGCCGAAGGCCTGCAACCCTGCTACGTGATCGACCAGGCGCGGCGGGATCCGGACAACGAGAACGAAATCGACGACGTGAAGTGGACGGTTTCCATCAAGCCTGCTGACGGCTACCGACTGCCGACGGAAGTCGAATGGGAGTACGCTGCCGGTGGAGGGCAGAAGAGTCGGAGCTACGCCTACAGCGGAGGAGACGAAATCGAGGCAGTGGCGTGGTATTGGACCAACTCAGGCGACCAGCCGCTCACCGGGATGTGGTCGTGGCCGCTGATTGAGCGCAACCACAACAAAACGCATCCGGTTGGGAGCAAGGCACCCAACGAACTCGGGCTCCACGACATGTCCGGCAATGTCCGGGAGTGGTGCTGGAACTGGTATGGCGAATCTGCCGGTGTCGGGACGGAGCCGCAGAAGAGCGCCGCCGGTCGGGTGTGGCGTGGCGGAGGATGGATGGGCGGAGATTTTTGTTGCGAGCCGTCGTTCCGCGCGGGCTTCGAGGCGAGCGGCAAGGGCCCCGATCAGGGTTTTCGCGTGTGCCGGAACGTGACCGGCGCGACAGCGTCCACACCAGCCAGGAGATAG
- a CDS encoding NAD(P)-dependent alcohol dehydrogenase, whose protein sequence is MAKPIAYSVKAYGTPGATAPLAPLTIARRQPTAGDVQIQILYCGVCHSDLHFVRNEWGFTQYPAVPGHEIIGRVTAVGPGVKKFKIGDLVGVGCLVDSCRACPECQAGLEQFCPEMVMTYGSADKHLGGGTLGGYAQGIVVREEFVLRIPANLNAAATAPLLCAGITTYSPLRRWKVGPGQKVGVVGLGGLGHMAVKFAAAFGANVVLFTTSPGKTADAQRLGAHEVVVSKDEAQMQAHAGSFDFILDTVSAKHDLNAYINLLKRDGNLVLVGAPSEPLSVAAFPLLMRRRSFSGSLIGGLPETQEMLDFCGEHNITSDVEMIRMDQINEAYERMLKSDVKYRFVIDMASLTAEPTASA, encoded by the coding sequence ATGGCCAAACCCATCGCCTACTCCGTCAAAGCTTATGGCACGCCCGGCGCGACGGCGCCGCTCGCGCCCTTGACCATCGCCCGACGCCAGCCCACGGCCGGCGACGTTCAGATCCAGATCCTCTACTGCGGCGTCTGCCACTCTGACCTCCACTTTGTGCGCAACGAATGGGGCTTCACGCAATATCCGGCGGTGCCCGGTCACGAGATCATCGGTCGCGTGACGGCGGTCGGCCCCGGGGTGAAAAAATTCAAGATCGGCGATCTGGTGGGCGTCGGTTGCCTCGTTGATTCGTGCCGCGCGTGTCCCGAATGCCAGGCGGGGCTCGAGCAATTTTGCCCGGAGATGGTCATGACCTACGGCAGCGCGGACAAACATCTCGGTGGCGGCACGCTCGGCGGCTACGCGCAGGGCATCGTCGTGCGCGAGGAGTTCGTGCTGCGCATTCCGGCAAATCTCAACGCGGCCGCGACCGCCCCGCTGCTCTGCGCTGGGATCACGACCTATTCTCCGCTGCGCCGCTGGAAAGTCGGCCCCGGCCAGAAGGTCGGCGTCGTCGGCCTCGGCGGCCTCGGTCACATGGCGGTGAAGTTCGCCGCCGCCTTCGGCGCGAACGTGGTGCTGTTCACCACCTCGCCCGGCAAGACCGCCGATGCACAGCGACTCGGTGCTCACGAGGTGGTCGTTTCGAAGGACGAGGCGCAAATGCAAGCGCACGCTGGCAGCTTCGATTTCATCCTCGATACCGTTTCCGCCAAGCACGACCTCAACGCCTACATCAACCTGCTGAAGCGCGACGGCAACCTGGTGCTCGTGGGTGCGCCCAGCGAGCCGCTCTCGGTCGCCGCCTTCCCGCTCCTCATGCGCCGGCGTTCGTTCTCCGGCTCGCTGATCGGCGGATTGCCTGAGACGCAGGAGATGCTCGATTTCTGCGGTGAGCACAACATCACCAGCGACGTCGAGATGATCCGGATGGATCAGATCAACGAGGCTTACGAGCGGATGCTGAAGAGCGACGTGAAGTATCGCTTCGTGATCGACATGGCGTCGTTGACGGCGGAACCGACCGCATCGGCGTGA
- a CDS encoding DUF1593 domain-containing protein — protein sequence MRTRAQFWKIVTLVGLLLSWHWSTGVAVASPANDPGPATRHRVIVLTDIEADPDDTQSMVRLLLYSDEIEIQGLIATTSTHLRTSVHPESIRAVIAAYGKVHRNLTKHDPRYPRSELLETVVKQGRPEYGMGGVGPGKDTEGSDWIIRTLQHSDDRPLWISVWGGANTLAQALHTLRTTRPAAEVERLVAKLRVYTISDQDDAGPWIRREFPALFYIVSPGGNYTAATWTGINTVVAGIDNTTISNRWIAENLQQDHGPLGAMYPDVAWGVEGDTPSWLALIPNGLSVPEHPEWGGWGGRYELYRPDISVTDPRTFIGNVPIEPETRPIWTNAVDEVVPPVRPEFGRATRAGEKTFRDFKATLWRWRDDFQNDFAARMAWTTKPFDACNHPPVPALDHPATLAVKSGQGFGLGAHRTTDPDGDSLSYLWFHYPEAGSYKTPVTISGAENTPGVWITAPIVDQRETLHFILRVTDKGTPALSRYARVIVTVTP from the coding sequence ATGAGAACACGCGCACAGTTTTGGAAGATCGTCACGCTGGTGGGACTCCTTCTGTCCTGGCATTGGTCAACTGGTGTGGCAGTCGCGTCGCCTGCGAACGATCCAGGGCCCGCCACCAGACATCGGGTGATCGTCCTCACCGACATCGAGGCCGACCCGGACGACACGCAGAGCATGGTGCGACTGCTGCTGTACTCCGACGAGATTGAGATCCAAGGCCTGATCGCGACCACCTCCACGCATCTGCGCACCTCCGTGCATCCCGAATCAATCCGCGCGGTCATCGCTGCCTACGGGAAAGTCCACCGCAACCTGACGAAGCACGACCCACGTTATCCCCGTTCGGAGCTTCTTGAGACGGTCGTGAAACAAGGCCGGCCGGAGTACGGGATGGGCGGCGTTGGGCCGGGCAAGGACACGGAAGGATCCGACTGGATCATCCGCACGTTGCAGCATAGTGACGATCGTCCGCTTTGGATTTCCGTCTGGGGCGGAGCCAACACCTTGGCGCAGGCACTGCACACGTTGCGCACGACACGGCCCGCGGCGGAGGTCGAACGACTCGTCGCGAAGCTGCGCGTCTACACAATCTCCGACCAGGACGACGCCGGCCCGTGGATTCGCCGCGAGTTTCCGGCGCTGTTCTACATCGTGAGTCCCGGTGGCAACTACACCGCCGCTACGTGGACCGGAATCAACACCGTCGTCGCTGGCATCGACAATACCACGATCAGCAACCGCTGGATCGCGGAAAACCTTCAGCAGGATCACGGCCCACTCGGCGCGATGTATCCGGATGTCGCGTGGGGCGTCGAGGGCGACACGCCATCGTGGCTCGCGTTGATCCCGAACGGGCTGAGCGTGCCCGAACATCCGGAGTGGGGCGGCTGGGGTGGCCGTTACGAGCTCTACCGGCCGGACATTTCCGTGACCGATCCACGCACTTTCATCGGCAATGTGCCGATCGAGCCTGAAACGCGACCGATCTGGACGAATGCGGTGGACGAGGTTGTGCCACCGGTCCGGCCGGAGTTCGGCCGGGCGACGCGCGCGGGCGAGAAAACATTCAGGGATTTCAAGGCGACGCTCTGGCGATGGCGCGACGACTTCCAGAACGACTTCGCTGCGCGAATGGCTTGGACAACCAAGCCGTTCGATGCCTGCAACCATCCGCCGGTGCCGGCACTGGATCATCCGGCCACGCTCGCGGTGAAGTCGGGACAAGGGTTTGGTCTTGGCGCGCATCGCACGACCGATCCCGATGGCGATAGTTTGAGCTATCTTTGGTTCCACTATCCCGAGGCGGGCTCCTACAAAACGCCGGTGACGATCAGTGGCGCTGAAAACACGCCAGGCGTCTGGATCACGGCTCCCATCGTCGACCAGCGTGAAACGCTGCACTTCATTCTGCGCGTCACCGACAAAGGCACCCCGGCGCTGTCGCGTTACGCGCGGGTCATTGTGACTGTGACACCGTGA
- a CDS encoding (d)CMP kinase: MAPSPFIIVAIDGGAASGKSSSSRTLSERFNLLHVDTGSFYRAVTAELLRRGAPATDLAAVKTVLADLKLGTRLNGRSAMMEIGGRVVPDAEIRSLDVNTWVATYSAIPEVRAALLDYQRGQANTARQHGFRGLVMEGRDIGSKIFPDADLRFFLFADPNERARRRQQQGFQDQVAKRDTIDSQRLNESLRGATVIDSTFLTLEQVVEQMAAAVAAKLGEAPAHR, encoded by the coding sequence ATGGCCCCATCCCCGTTCATCATCGTCGCCATCGACGGCGGCGCAGCGTCCGGCAAATCGTCCAGCTCCCGGACCCTGAGCGAGCGTTTCAACCTGCTGCACGTCGACACCGGCTCGTTTTATCGCGCCGTGACGGCTGAGCTGCTTCGCCGCGGCGCACCGGCCACGGACCTGGCCGCGGTGAAAACCGTGCTCGCCGACTTGAAGCTCGGCACGCGGCTGAACGGACGCTCGGCCATGATGGAGATCGGCGGCCGCGTGGTGCCCGACGCCGAGATCCGCAGCCTCGATGTGAACACCTGGGTCGCCACCTACTCGGCCATTCCCGAAGTGCGCGCCGCGCTGCTCGACTACCAGCGCGGGCAGGCGAACACGGCGCGGCAGCACGGCTTTCGTGGACTCGTGATGGAGGGGCGCGACATCGGCTCGAAGATATTTCCCGACGCCGATCTGCGCTTCTTCCTGTTCGCCGATCCCAACGAGCGTGCGCGCCGCCGGCAGCAGCAGGGTTTCCAGGATCAGGTGGCCAAGCGCGACACGATCGACAGCCAGCGGCTGAACGAGAGCCTGCGCGGCGCCACCGTGATCGACAGCACGTTTCTCACGCTCGAGCAGGTCGTCGAACAGATGGCCGCCGCAGTCGCGGCGAAACTCGGCGAAGCGCCGGCTCACCGCTGA
- a CDS encoding PIN/TRAM domain-containing protein, which yields MRRTIYAIRAVFFLLCGAGGWLVCYAIREWDEYRALAMMIGFLIGALIILIDVLLKGFSLRGLSAMTFGLAIGTLISYLIGSSPLFRFGDLQTIYLFQLVLFIVCTYLATVIALRGKDEFNLVIPYVRFVPHEVDVPLVVVDTSALIDGRISRVCEAGFLNAALVIPRFVLNELQAVADSTEPHRQARGRRGLEVLNELRRIKHIDIRIPESEVTKRTDVDAKLVFLAQSMRAKLLTTDFNLAKMAEFHGVPWLNLNDLAKSLRPEITLGQSVEVELVKPGKDEGQAVGYLEDGSMVVVAEGRSFIGHRVNAEIVSVLPTAGGKMVFARLVSAAAA from the coding sequence ATGAGACGAACGATCTACGCGATTCGCGCGGTTTTCTTCCTGCTCTGTGGCGCGGGCGGCTGGCTGGTGTGTTACGCGATTCGCGAATGGGACGAGTATCGGGCGCTGGCGATGATGATCGGTTTCCTGATCGGCGCGCTGATCATCCTCATCGATGTGCTGCTGAAAGGATTTTCACTGCGGGGGCTTTCGGCGATGACGTTTGGGTTGGCGATCGGCACGCTGATTTCGTACCTGATCGGTTCGTCGCCGTTGTTTCGCTTCGGCGATCTGCAGACGATCTACCTGTTTCAATTGGTGCTGTTCATCGTCTGTACCTACCTGGCGACGGTGATCGCGCTGCGCGGGAAGGACGAGTTCAACCTGGTGATTCCTTATGTGCGTTTCGTGCCGCACGAAGTCGACGTGCCGTTGGTGGTGGTCGACACGAGCGCGCTGATCGACGGACGGATCTCGCGGGTGTGTGAGGCGGGGTTTCTCAACGCGGCGCTGGTGATTCCGCGGTTCGTCCTCAATGAGCTGCAGGCCGTGGCCGACTCGACCGAACCACACCGGCAGGCCCGGGGTCGGCGGGGCCTCGAAGTGTTGAACGAGCTGCGTCGGATCAAGCACATCGATATTCGCATTCCCGAAAGCGAGGTCACGAAGCGCACGGATGTGGATGCGAAGCTCGTGTTTCTCGCGCAGTCGATGCGCGCGAAGCTGCTCACGACGGACTTCAATCTCGCGAAGATGGCGGAGTTCCACGGTGTGCCGTGGCTGAACCTGAACGATCTCGCGAAATCGCTGCGGCCGGAAATCACGCTGGGCCAGTCGGTCGAGGTGGAGCTCGTGAAACCGGGCAAGGACGAAGGGCAGGCGGTCGGCTATCTCGAAGACGGCTCCATGGTGGTGGTGGCGGAAGGTCGGTCCTTTATCGGTCACCGCGTGAACGCGGAGATCGTCAGCGTGTTGCCGACGGCGGGCGGCAAAATGGTGTTCGCGAGGCTGGTGAGCGCTGCGGCGGCATAG
- a CDS encoding lysophospholipid acyltransferase family protein, with amino-acid sequence MNRSFPQDRMDPIYGLCNYVISVANDILFRGQIYGQENLPREGAFLLAANHLSFLDPPLIGIQVPRQLCFFARKTLWKPGVASWWLDAVGVIPVDRDGGQDVSALKRVLRALKEDKGLILFPEGTRSPDGQLQHPKPGVGFIVCKSQVPVVPARIFGSYEAFGKGVKFPRFGTPVSVVFGRPLNPTVYDALEAGKERYQIASSRIFAEIAKLQLPRETVV; translated from the coding sequence ATGAACCGCTCTTTCCCGCAAGATCGGATGGATCCGATCTATGGCCTGTGCAACTACGTCATCTCAGTTGCGAACGACATCCTGTTCCGGGGGCAAATCTACGGTCAGGAAAATCTGCCGCGCGAGGGAGCTTTCCTCCTCGCCGCGAATCACCTCAGCTTTCTGGATCCTCCGCTCATCGGCATCCAGGTCCCGCGCCAGCTATGCTTCTTCGCCCGCAAGACCCTGTGGAAGCCGGGCGTGGCCTCGTGGTGGCTCGACGCGGTCGGCGTAATTCCTGTCGACCGTGACGGCGGCCAGGACGTGAGTGCGCTGAAGCGGGTGCTCCGTGCGTTGAAGGAAGACAAGGGGCTAATCCTTTTTCCCGAGGGCACGCGCTCGCCCGATGGCCAGTTGCAGCACCCCAAGCCCGGCGTCGGCTTCATCGTCTGCAAATCGCAGGTGCCTGTCGTCCCGGCGCGCATTTTCGGTTCCTACGAGGCGTTTGGCAAAGGGGTGAAGTTCCCGCGGTTCGGCACGCCCGTGTCGGTCGTTTTCGGCCGCCCGCTCAATCCGACAGTCTACGATGCGCTTGAGGCCGGCAAAGAGCGGTATCAAATCGCGAGCTCGCGGATTTTCGCGGAGATCGCGAAGCTGCAACTCCCGCGCGAGACGGTGGTCTAG
- a CDS encoding class I SAM-dependent methyltransferase codes for MSGRRRRGYAGILDEAQLQFRDNAELERYYEEKYRGGGYEAGCVRFGINISELYHVERHHAAFRAMAPQPGQVLLDAGCGTGRLAAQLAASGAEVQAVDIAGNAFDPAHAAIAHLHFQKMNLEQLDFPDGTFDQIVCVEALEHVLDPQRVLAEFRRTLKSAGRLVLSYPTVNRTAMQRLHRVLRIGRPIGISEHLNEWSFAELREHVTAAGFRLRTAEGIVFDLGLLNGLKAVSRSFALGLTKFSLKIRRFPRNSLFVSAVFAKVG; via the coding sequence GTGAGCGGCCGCCGGCGCCGCGGCTACGCGGGGATCCTTGACGAGGCGCAGCTGCAGTTTCGCGACAACGCGGAGCTCGAACGGTATTACGAAGAAAAATACCGCGGCGGCGGCTACGAAGCCGGTTGCGTGCGGTTTGGCATCAACATCAGCGAGCTCTATCACGTGGAGCGCCACCACGCGGCGTTTCGCGCGATGGCGCCGCAGCCTGGGCAGGTGCTGCTGGACGCCGGCTGCGGCACCGGCCGGCTCGCGGCGCAGCTCGCCGCGAGCGGCGCGGAGGTGCAGGCCGTCGACATTGCGGGCAACGCGTTCGATCCGGCGCACGCCGCGATCGCTCATCTTCACTTCCAGAAAATGAATCTGGAGCAGCTCGATTTTCCGGACGGCACGTTCGATCAGATCGTCTGTGTGGAGGCGCTGGAGCATGTACTCGATCCGCAGCGGGTGCTGGCGGAATTTCGGCGCACGCTGAAGTCGGCCGGCCGGCTCGTGCTGAGTTATCCGACAGTAAACCGCACTGCGATGCAGCGGCTGCACCGCGTGCTGCGGATCGGGCGGCCGATCGGGATTTCGGAGCACCTCAACGAGTGGAGTTTCGCCGAGCTGCGAGAGCACGTCACCGCCGCGGGGTTCCGGCTGCGGACTGCGGAAGGGATCGTGTTCGACCTCGGCCTGCTGAACGGGCTCAAGGCGGTGTCGCGTTCGTTCGCGCTCGGGCTTACGAAATTCTCGCTGAAGATCCGCCGTTTTCCGCGCAACTCGCTGTTTGTTTCGGCGGTGTTCGCAAAGGTGGGGTGA